CACCCACACGTCGGTGGCGCCCCGGTCCACGAGGATCTCGGCGGCGGCGACGATCGTGCCGGCCGTGTCGATCATGTCGTCGACGACCACGCAGCGCCGCCCGTCCACGTGGCCGACCACGTCCCTGGCGAGGACGGTGTTGGCCACCCCCTTCACCCTCGTCTTGTGGACGAAGGCCAGGTCGGCCCCGACGTGCTGGGCGATCCGCTCGGCCACCTTCACCCGGCCGGCGTCGGGGGCGACGACGACGAGGTCGGTGGCACCGGAGGCTTTGACGTAGTCGACGAGGACGGGCTGGGCCGTGAGGTGGTCGACCGGGGTGTCGAAGAAGCCCTGGATCTGGCCGGAGTGGAGGTCGACGCTGACCACCCGGTCGGCCCCGGCGGCGGCCAGCATGTCGGCCACCAGCTTGGCCGTGATCGGCTCCCGGCCCTCGGCCTTGCGGTCCTGGCGGCCGTACCCGTAGAAGGGGCAGACGGCGGTGATGCGCTTGGCCGATGCCCGCTTGGCCGCGTCGATCATGATCAGCTGCTCCATGATCGAGTCGTTCACCGGACGGGTGTGGGTCTGGACGACGAACACGTCCGTGCCCCTGATCGACTCGTTGAAGCGGCAGTGGACCTCGCCGTTGGCGAACTCCCGGAGGTTGGCCTCGCCGAGCTGGACGCCGAGGTGCTCGGCGATGCGCTCGGCCAGCTCCCGGTGGGAACGGCCCGAGTAGAGCCGCAGGGTCTTCTTCGGCTGCGCGCTCTTCCCGCCCACCACCTGGAGCACGGCGCCTCCCCTCCCCTAGTCGGTCCCCTCCGCCCGGCCAGTGTAGAAGGGCCCGGTCCTCACGCCGGGAGCGACGTGGCTGCCGGGGTCGAGGGCGGCGAACGGGCCGACGACGGCGCCGGCGCCGATCTCGGCGTCGCTGGCCACCGTCTTCTGGAGCTTGGCCCCGGCCCCGACCACGCAGTCGACCAGGCGGCAGTCGGGGCCGATCTCGGCGCCGGCGCCGACGACCGTTCGCCCCTGGAGGAGCACGCCGGGGAAGAGGGTGACGTCGGGGCTGAGCGACACGGTGGCGTCGAGGTAGGTGGCGCCCGGGTCGACCATGGTCACGCCCTGGCACAGCCAGCGCTCGTTGGTCCGCCGGCGCAGCTCGGCCTCGGCCGCGGCCAGCTGGACCCGGTCGTTGACCCCGGCCGTCTCCCTCGGGTCGGTGGCCACCAGGGACTCGACCCGGTAGCCGGCGTCGTGGAGGACGCCGACGACATCCGTCAGGTAGTACTCGCCCTGGGAGTTCTCCGGGCTCAGCCGGCGGAGGGCGGGGGCCAGCAGCGAGCGGCGGAAGCAGTAGATCGACGTGTTGACCTCGACGATCGCCCGCTCCTCGTCGGTGGCGTCGCCCTCCTCGACGATGCGGGCGACGCGCCCGTCCTTGCCCCGCACGATCCGCCCGTAGCCGGTCGGGTCGGCCAGCTCGGCGGTCAGCACGGTCGCCGCCGCGTCGGTCCTGAGGTGCTCCTCGACGAGGGCGGCGACCGTCTCCTGGCGCAGCAGCGGGGTGTCGCCGGGCAGCACGAGCACGTCGCCGCCGTCCTCGTCGTCGTCCATCAGCCCGGTGAGCCCGACCGAGGCGGCGTCGCCCGTCCCCCGCTGCACCCGCTGCTCGACGAACTCGATGAGGATGTCGGGGCCGTCCTCCTGGAGCTTCTTCGTCACCCGCTCGGCGCCGTGGCCGACGACGACGACCGCCCGGCGCAGGGGCTGGGCGGCGGCGGCGTCGAGGACGTAGAGGAGCATGGCCCGGCCGCACAGGAGGTGCAGCGGCTTCGGGCGCGTCGACCGCATGCGGGTCCCCTCGCCGGCGGCGAGCACCATGGCGGACAGCGGACGGTCGGTCATGGCCCCGTTCTATCCGGCGCGGCGCCCGGGTCGGCGGCGCCCGTTCGGGGGGGAGGGCTCGAACCTCCAACACCCGGCTCCAAAGGCCGGTGTTCTGCCAGTTGAACTACCCCCGACCGAGACGCCGAAGGTACCGCCCCTAGATGCCGGTCACCGCGTACATGGACACGTCGAGGCCCTCGTCGTCGGGGGGCAGGGCGATCGGGACGACGGCCACCGCCGACCCGTCGGCGAGGAACGAGGTCGACACGTAGTCGCCCACCATGAAGCCCGACGTCGTCACCGGCACCCACGAGAGGCGCATCGGCGTGGCGTTCACCCGGACGGGGCTGCTCCAGCCCAGCCCGGCGCTCGACGAGTGGGTCGTCCAGACGTCGAGCTGGCAGGCGCCCGGCCGGCAGTTGGCGTCCTCGAAGGCGAAGTAGGTGAGGGCGAGGCGGGCCTCGGGGCCGCCGGTCGACCGGTCGACGGCCAGGGCGGGGATGACCTGGTCCTGGTTGCTGGTCGACGCCACCGTGGCGATCCGCACGGGCGTCGTCCACGTGCGGCCCACGTCGCTCTGGCTGAGGACGATGTCGTTGGCCGAGCACCCGCGCCGGAACCGGCAGTCCGACCACACGACGTAGATCCGGCCCCTGGCGTCGACGTCCACCGACGGCAGCGGAAGCTCGCGGAGGGCGCCGGGGAAGTGGTGGCGGACGTTGCTGATCTCGACCGAGCCCTCCCAGGTCTGGCCGCCGTCGGTCGAGCGATAGGCCCGCATGGCCGAGCCGAACAGGTAGGGGGCGACGATGGTGCCGTCGGGCTGGACGACCGGCTGCACGCCGATGCCGGCGGCGTCGTCGACGCGCCGGGGCTCGCTCCAGGTCAGGCCGCCGTCCCTCGACACGTCGTTGAAGAAGCGGCCGCCGGCGATGGCGTCGTCCCAGCTGCCGTAGCAGGACCCGAAGAACGGGCTCTGCTCCCAGTTGTCGCAGGTCAGCCAGTTCTTGTCGTAGAACGTGCCCGGCTCGCCGGGGGCCTCGGGCCGGGGCCGGCTCCAGTTGAGGCCGTCGGTCGACCGGCTGACGACGAGGTCGTTGGGCGGGCTGCCGGGGCGGATGCCGAGGCTCTGGATCATCCACACGCCGTGGGCGGCGTCGTAGGCGACGACGGGGTCGGAGACCCGCTCCCAGCGGCCGGGCGGGTCGGCGACCGGCGTCGTGCCGGGCAGGAAGCCGTGCTGCCAGGTGCGGCCGCCGTCGGTCGACGTGGCCCACCCGATGTTGTCGGCGCCCCCGTCGAAGTAGCGGCCGACCTGGAAGGCGCTCACGACCGTGTCGCCCCAGGCGAACGTGTCGGGCTCGACCTCGGTGCGGTGCTGGGCGTTCGGCGTGGTGTACGGGTCGGTGCTGATGCGCTGGACGTCGACGCCGGGGGCGGCGACCGTGGCGGTCTGCGACACGGCCGGCTGGGCGTGCACGACCGAGGCCAGCAGCAGGAGTGCCGACAGCAGGACGGATCGACGCGGCATGCGTCCCCCCTTCGCACGGCCGGGTCGGCCCCCTCCGGCGCTGGTTGGTGGGCGGGACCTTAGCCCGCCGGTTCGCACCGGCGCCGGGGTCCGGTAGGGTGGCTCCCCGTCATGGGTTCGCTCATCAAGAAGCGCCGCAAGCGCATGCGCAAGAAGAAGCACAAGAAGATGCTGAAGCGCACCCGCTGGCAGCGTCGCGCCGGCAAGTAAGCGCCAGCACCACGGACCTCGCCGACCGCCCCCTCGGGGGCGGTCGGTGCGCGTCGCGCCCCGGGTCCCGGGCGGTCGGCGGCCGGCCGGGTCGCCGGGCGGGTTCGGGCCGGGTTGGCCGGCGGCGCGGTCAGGGCCGGGCGGTCCGGGTGACCACCCGGCCGTCGCCCGGGAAGGCGCCCTCGACGAACCAGGTCGACCCGCTGCCGGCGAGCACCGGGGTGGCGCCGGTGGCGTCGCCCAGCCGGTCCCGCCACCGGGCCAGCCGGGGCTCGACCGCCAGCGCCGCCGGCTCGAGGTCGTTCGGCCCGTCGGCCGACGGCCCGCCCAGGCGGTCCCACGCCGCGTACACCGCCGGGGTGGCGGCGGCGAAGGGCGGGGTCAGCAGGGTGAACACCCGGTCCACCTCCGGCAGCGGCTCCAGGCGCTCGCCCACGCCGGTCACCCTGGCCCGGCCCCCGACCAGGCAGAAGGGCACGTCGGCCCCGAGGCCGGCGGCGACCGAGAGGTCCGAGCAGCCCGCCCAGCGGAGCACGGCGGCGGCGTCGGCCGACCCGCCGCCCAGCCCGGCCCCCGCCGGGATGCGCTTGGTGAGGGTGACGGCGGCCGTGCGGCCGACGGCGGCCAGCGCCCGGCGGACGAGGTTCCCGTCGCCGGTGGGCACGTCCGGGCCGGCGGCCGGTCCGCCGACGGTGAGCCCGTCGCCCTCGGCGAAGGTCAGGGTGTCGGCGAGGTCGACGGTCACCATCTCCGCGTCGAGCAGGTGCCACCCGTCGTCCCGCACGCCGGTCACCCGCAGCGAGAGCGTCAGCTTGGCCAGCGCCCGGACGGTCTCGGTCGCCATCCCGCCGACGCTAGGCGGCCCGGTCGCCGGTCAGGCCGAGGCCAGCCGACCCCAGTCCTCGACCGACAGGTCCTCGGCCCTCGCTCCGGGGTCGACCCCCGCGGCGGCGAACCCGTCGGCGTCGACCAGGCCGGCGAGCGAGCGGCGGAGGGTCTTGCGGCGCTGGCCGAAGCCGGCCCGCACGAGCGCGAACAGGCGGGCCGGGTCGGCCGGTGTGGCTGGGACGGGCCGGCGGGTGATGCGGACGAGGGCGGAGTCGACCCGGGGCCGGGGCAGGAACACGGTCGGCGGCACCCGGCCGACCACCTGGGCCGTCGCCCAGTAGGCGACCTTGACCGACGGGATGCCGTAGGCCGGGTCCCCCGGTCCGGCGGCCAGGCGCTCCCCCACCTCGGCCTGCACCATCACGAGGAGGCGGTCGACGGCCGGCACGTCGTCGAGCACGTCGAGCACGAGCGGGGTGGCGACGTTGTAGGGGAGGTTGGCGACGAGCGACCAGCGGCCGGCGGCGGCCAGCAGCCCCTCCCAGTCGAGGGCCATGGCGTCGCCGTGGACGACCCGGGCGCCCGTCCCGGCCAGCACCTCCTCGAGCACGGGCACGAGGTGGGCGTCGACCTCGACGGCCGTCACGGCGGCGCCGGTCTCGGCGAGGGCGAGGGTCAGCGCGCCGAGGCCGGCCCCGACCTCCACCACGTGGTCGCCGGCGCCCACCCCCGCGAGGCGGGCGATCCGGCGGACCGTGTTGGGGTCGACCACGAAGTTCTGGCCGAGCGAGCGCTTGGGGGCGAGCCCGTGGCGGGCGAGGAGGGCGGCCGCGTCGCGGCGGCCGATGGTCACCCCGGGAGGCCGTAGACGGCCGACGCCGCCCGCCACGACGCCTCGGCCACCTCCTCGGCCGCCACGCCCTTGGCCGCCGCCACGCCCGCGCCGACGAGCGGGACCAGCGCCGGCCGGTTCGGGCGGCCCCGGTGGGGCACCGGGGCGAGGTAGGGCGAGTCGGTCTCGACGAGGAGGCGGTCGAGCGGGCACAGCGCGGCCGCCTCCCGGAGGTCGCCCGCGCTCGGGAACGTGACGATGCCGGAGAACGAGAGCCAGGCGCCGAGATCGAGGCAGCGGCGGGCCTCGTCGGCCCCGCCGGTGAAGCAGTGGAAGACCGTCCGCTCGGGCACGCCCTCGGCGGCGAGGACGGCGAAGGTGTCGTCCCACGCCTCCCTCGTGTGGATGACGAGCGCCATGCCCCTGGTCGTCGCGAGGGCGACCTGCGCGGCGAAGACCTCCCGCTGCACGGGGCGGGGCGAGTGGTCGTAGTGGTAGTCGAGGCCGCACTCGCCGACGGCGACCACCTCGGGCTCGTCGAGCAGGTCCTCGAGCCCGTCGAGGCCGTCCTTGGCGTCGTGGGGGTGGACGCCGGCCGTGGCCCACACGCCGTCCAGGGCGCGGGCGGTGGCGACGGCGGCGGCCGACCGGGCCGGGTCGGTGCCGACGGTGACCAGCCGGGTGACCCCCGCCTCCCGCGCCTCCGCCGCCGCCTCGGCCCCGGCCGGCCCGGGGTCGAGGTGGCAGTGGTTGTCCGTCCAGCGGGTCATGCCTTGATGCGGGGGAACAGCGGGGCGCCCTTCTCGACGGCGAGGCCGCCCGGGTAGCCGCCCCACGCCGTCGACGCCGGCACCCGCTCGTCGGCCGGCGAGCCGGCCAAGCCGATGCGGCGCCAGATCTCGGCGCACGCCGCCGGCAGGGCCGGGGTGGCGAGGATGGCGACGATGCGCAGCGCCTCCAGCGCGTCGCCGAG
The Acidimicrobiales bacterium DNA segment above includes these coding regions:
- a CDS encoding ribose-phosphate diphosphokinase, which produces MLQVVGGKSAQPKKTLRLYSGRSHRELAERIAEHLGVQLGEANLREFANGEVHCRFNESIRGTDVFVVQTHTRPVNDSIMEQLIMIDAAKRASAKRITAVCPFYGYGRQDRKAEGREPITAKLVADMLAAAGADRVVSVDLHSGQIQGFFDTPVDHLTAQPVLVDYVKASGATDLVVVAPDAGRVKVAERIAQHVGADLAFVHKTRVKGVANTVLARDVVGHVDGRRCVVVDDMIDTAGTIVAAAEILVDRGATDVWVMATHGVLSDPATDRLKNAPISKVVVTDTLPIGPDKLIDKLEVLSVSAIIARAIDAVFEDTSVSEIFGGENQA
- a CDS encoding AURKAIP1/COX24 domain-containing protein, whose protein sequence is MGSLIKKRRKRMRKKKHKKMLKRTRWQRRAGK
- a CDS encoding 4-(cytidine 5'-diphospho)-2-C-methyl-D-erythritol kinase — its product is MATETVRALAKLTLSLRVTGVRDDGWHLLDAEMVTVDLADTLTFAEGDGLTVGGPAAGPDVPTGDGNLVRRALAAVGRTAAVTLTKRIPAGAGLGGGSADAAAVLRWAGCSDLSVAAGLGADVPFCLVGGRARVTGVGERLEPLPEVDRVFTLLTPPFAAATPAVYAAWDRLGGPSADGPNDLEPAALAVEPRLARWRDRLGDATGATPVLAGSGSTWFVEGAFPGDGRVVTRTARP
- the rsmA gene encoding 16S rRNA (adenine(1518)-N(6)/adenine(1519)-N(6))-dimethyltransferase RsmA — encoded protein: MTIGRRDAAALLARHGLAPKRSLGQNFVVDPNTVRRIARLAGVGAGDHVVEVGAGLGALTLALAETGAAVTAVEVDAHLVPVLEEVLAGTGARVVHGDAMALDWEGLLAAAGRWSLVANLPYNVATPLVLDVLDDVPAVDRLLVMVQAEVGERLAAGPGDPAYGIPSVKVAYWATAQVVGRVPPTVFLPRPRVDSALVRITRRPVPATPADPARLFALVRAGFGQRRKTLRRSLAGLVDADGFAAAGVDPGARAEDLSVEDWGRLASA
- a CDS encoding TatD family hydrolase; its protein translation is MTRWTDNHCHLDPGPAGAEAAAEAREAGVTRLVTVGTDPARSAAAVATARALDGVWATAGVHPHDAKDGLDGLEDLLDEPEVVAVGECGLDYHYDHSPRPVQREVFAAQVALATTRGMALVIHTREAWDDTFAVLAAEGVPERTVFHCFTGGADEARRCLDLGAWLSFSGIVTFPSAGDLREAAALCPLDRLLVETDSPYLAPVPHRGRPNRPALVPLVGAGVAAAKGVAAEEVAEASWRAASAVYGLPG
- a CDS encoding NTP transferase domain-containing protein, which produces MTDRPLSAMVLAAGEGTRMRSTRPKPLHLLCGRAMLLYVLDAAAAQPLRRAVVVVGHGAERVTKKLQEDGPDILIEFVEQRVQRGTGDAASVGLTGLMDDDEDGGDVLVLPGDTPLLRQETVAALVEEHLRTDAAATVLTAELADPTGYGRIVRGKDGRVARIVEEGDATDEERAIVEVNTSIYCFRRSLLAPALRRLSPENSQGEYYLTDVVGVLHDAGYRVESLVATDPRETAGVNDRVQLAAAEAELRRRTNERWLCQGVTMVDPGATYLDATVSLSPDVTLFPGVLLQGRTVVGAGAEIGPDCRLVDCVVGAGAKLQKTVASDAEIGAGAVVGPFAALDPGSHVAPGVRTGPFYTGRAEGTD
- a CDS encoding sialidase family protein, whose translation is MPRRSVLLSALLLLASVVHAQPAVSQTATVAAPGVDVQRISTDPYTTPNAQHRTEVEPDTFAWGDTVVSAFQVGRYFDGGADNIGWATSTDGGRTWQHGFLPGTTPVADPPGRWERVSDPVVAYDAAHGVWMIQSLGIRPGSPPNDLVVSRSTDGLNWSRPRPEAPGEPGTFYDKNWLTCDNWEQSPFFGSCYGSWDDAIAGGRFFNDVSRDGGLTWSEPRRVDDAAGIGVQPVVQPDGTIVAPYLFGSAMRAYRSTDGGQTWEGSVEISNVRHHFPGALRELPLPSVDVDARGRIYVVWSDCRFRRGCSANDIVLSQSDVGRTWTTPVRIATVASTSNQDQVIPALAVDRSTGGPEARLALTYFAFEDANCRPGACQLDVWTTHSSSAGLGWSSPVRVNATPMRLSWVPVTTSGFMVGDYVSTSFLADGSAVAVVPIALPPDDEGLDVSMYAVTGI